One Tunturibacter gelidoferens genomic region harbors:
- a CDS encoding TonB-dependent receptor, whose amino-acid sequence MAFDRNAMSWYGRFGFITLSYLCLLLAQTQCVFGQVDEGAINGTVVDAAGAIVPNAHVTLLNIDQGLSLETNTNAAGVYIFSPVRIGNYTVTVTSPGFSTTSQKNLNVSVGQNLQVNVQLKIGSTTTTVEVTTAPPQLQTDESSVGQVVSERTVNALPLNGRNFTFLAQLGAGVNTSQADTRGNAASGAFTANGLRPAQNNYLLDGIDNNSNAVDFLNGTNFVILPPLDAIQEFKVQTAGFSAELGRSAGAVLNATIKSGTNSLHGAVWEFFRNDVLDAKDYFEVQKGTLRFNQFGATIGGPIIKNKLFFFGDYEGFRRVQGNTQSGIGVPTNLERNSGYTNLSDLITGQSGPARTDNVGRSIPFGTILDPATTRAVTAGVLDPVSGFVASKSGYVRDPFGSCAPGTLSFSLAACNLNQIPGSRLDPNAIGLLNLYPLPTASGITSNFVTSPKLFEHRNAFDVRGDYNPTQKEQIFVRFSYVDDPQFIPGPFGGVADGGSFQQGLQTAKSDQAVAAWTHVFTPDIVNVARVGFNHLHTTRFGPEGTTQGIPAKYGIQGIPQSSENGGLPAIVIGGLQELGSNDFLPSDEVSQTLQITDDFTKIYGKHSFKMGIEFQNVHFNTLQPAYSRGEFDFNGNFAGVPGQSGDQTGRAQLLLTPTAAAYPGGVGFVGGANEIHASNISKTYDTRKYTALYFQDDWKVTPRFTFNLGLRWDYFSPISESNGAQANFVQNGPPNGLPTYLIPASGKADRSLSSTSNNPSLNGNGFLDLLAKDGIALEETNRYGNALVKTQHGNFAPRAGFAFQINPKFVFRGGVGLFYNSFENQGYGPNIGENYPFVYNFDYKGTTDSAAFGSGSNPYGTCATAGPGGSAPIGAGLSCSSFTPLAVNAKGLGLQGLQFKYITPVTVSSNLTLQYAITPTMSAQVAYVFTNVNNLQVGIGNNNVSQLLPANTSVLPFLPFPDFGQNAQYQQTLGLSNYSGLQTKLEQQFSSGLSYLVTYTYSKTLSDAADLLNGGSTGNSSGYRAAYVPGLGPRFDYGLADFDIRNVVHLSGGYQLPFGKDRKFMADAGKLGNAVIGGWSVNWIVTLQGGQPITLTCPTATTSGTYCNDVQVLGQSQKLGLHTDSNGKLSWFGNPNAFQQPCPLGAVAPAGCFPLTGSAILGAGPSTTTGPGFHRFDFSTFKAFQLSERFSMQFRAEFFNILNHPNFNSPNFGGNGVTAIGNSGNFTSSTFGEIGSTRDAPYDPRQIQFALKLYY is encoded by the coding sequence ATGGCTTTTGATCGCAATGCTATGAGCTGGTATGGACGTTTCGGCTTTATAACCCTTTCTTACTTGTGCCTTCTCCTGGCCCAGACCCAATGCGTCTTTGGGCAGGTCGACGAAGGAGCAATCAACGGCACGGTCGTAGATGCCGCAGGTGCGATTGTTCCGAATGCTCATGTGACTCTTTTGAATATCGACCAAGGATTGTCTCTGGAGACCAACACGAACGCGGCCGGAGTTTATATCTTTTCGCCGGTAAGGATTGGCAACTACACGGTAACGGTTACGAGCCCGGGTTTCTCTACGACCTCTCAGAAAAATCTGAACGTGTCTGTCGGCCAAAACCTGCAGGTCAACGTTCAACTAAAGATAGGCTCAACGACTACGACGGTGGAGGTCACGACTGCGCCTCCGCAGTTGCAAACAGACGAATCGTCGGTTGGACAAGTTGTGTCCGAACGTACCGTGAATGCCCTGCCTTTGAATGGGCGCAACTTCACCTTTCTTGCCCAGCTTGGCGCTGGCGTGAATACGTCACAGGCGGACACACGCGGAAACGCGGCCTCCGGAGCCTTTACAGCCAATGGTCTGCGGCCGGCACAGAACAACTACCTGTTGGATGGTATCGACAACAATTCCAATGCAGTGGACTTCCTGAACGGAACGAACTTTGTCATTCTTCCTCCGTTGGACGCAATTCAGGAGTTCAAAGTGCAGACTGCAGGTTTCAGCGCTGAGCTCGGTCGTTCGGCCGGTGCCGTTCTGAACGCCACGATCAAGTCTGGCACAAACAGCCTACATGGAGCGGTCTGGGAGTTCTTCCGCAATGACGTACTCGACGCGAAAGACTACTTCGAAGTCCAAAAGGGAACGTTGCGCTTTAACCAGTTCGGAGCGACCATCGGTGGGCCAATCATCAAGAACAAGCTCTTCTTCTTTGGCGACTATGAAGGTTTTCGGCGCGTCCAAGGTAATACTCAGTCTGGTATTGGCGTGCCGACAAACTTGGAGAGAAACAGCGGCTACACAAATCTCTCTGACCTGATCACTGGGCAGTCGGGACCGGCGCGTACAGACAATGTGGGCAGATCGATACCATTTGGCACGATCCTGGACCCGGCAACAACGCGTGCGGTTACGGCAGGTGTGCTTGACCCTGTCTCAGGTTTCGTAGCGTCAAAAAGTGGCTACGTTCGCGATCCGTTCGGCTCTTGCGCACCAGGTACCCTGTCTTTTTCACTAGCAGCTTGCAACCTGAACCAAATCCCTGGCTCCCGCCTGGATCCGAATGCAATCGGCCTGCTTAATCTATATCCATTGCCAACCGCTTCAGGCATCACCTCGAACTTTGTAACAAGTCCAAAGCTTTTTGAGCATCGCAACGCCTTTGACGTGCGCGGAGACTACAATCCCACGCAAAAAGAACAGATATTCGTTCGCTTCAGCTACGTGGATGACCCACAATTTATTCCGGGACCTTTTGGCGGTGTTGCAGACGGCGGCAGCTTCCAGCAGGGCCTCCAGACAGCGAAATCCGATCAGGCTGTTGCCGCTTGGACGCACGTGTTTACTCCCGACATCGTTAACGTAGCGCGTGTTGGCTTCAACCACCTGCACACCACTCGATTCGGCCCAGAGGGTACCACCCAAGGCATTCCTGCAAAATACGGCATCCAGGGCATCCCGCAGTCGTCTGAGAACGGCGGCCTTCCGGCGATCGTCATCGGCGGTTTACAAGAGCTGGGCAGCAACGACTTCCTGCCTTCCGATGAGGTTAGCCAGACCCTCCAGATCACAGATGACTTCACGAAGATCTATGGAAAACACAGCTTCAAGATGGGCATCGAGTTCCAGAATGTCCACTTCAACACGCTACAACCCGCGTACTCACGAGGTGAGTTCGACTTCAATGGCAACTTCGCAGGTGTTCCGGGCCAGTCTGGGGACCAGACCGGTCGTGCACAACTCCTTTTGACGCCAACGGCAGCAGCTTATCCAGGTGGAGTCGGTTTTGTGGGAGGCGCGAACGAGATACATGCATCGAATATCAGCAAAACCTATGACACAAGGAAGTACACCGCTCTCTACTTCCAGGATGACTGGAAGGTCACTCCGAGGTTTACCTTCAATCTCGGCCTGCGCTGGGATTACTTCAGTCCAATCTCCGAATCAAATGGCGCCCAGGCCAACTTTGTTCAAAACGGCCCTCCAAACGGACTGCCGACATATCTAATCCCGGCGTCAGGGAAGGCCGATAGGTCTCTGTCTTCCACCTCCAATAATCCTTCTCTTAACGGCAACGGCTTCCTTGATCTGTTGGCAAAAGACGGAATTGCGCTTGAGGAGACCAACAGATACGGTAATGCTCTCGTCAAGACACAACACGGCAACTTCGCGCCCCGCGCAGGCTTCGCCTTTCAGATTAACCCGAAGTTTGTCTTCCGTGGTGGTGTGGGGCTCTTCTACAACTCGTTTGAGAACCAGGGTTACGGACCCAATATCGGCGAGAACTATCCCTTCGTCTACAACTTCGACTACAAGGGAACGACAGACTCCGCAGCCTTCGGTTCCGGTTCCAACCCCTACGGGACGTGCGCGACCGCGGGTCCGGGCGGAAGCGCACCGATTGGCGCCGGTCTCAGCTGCAGTTCGTTTACTCCTCTTGCGGTAAATGCTAAAGGGTTGGGCCTTCAGGGGCTTCAGTTCAAATACATAACACCGGTCACCGTCAGCAGCAACCTCACTCTCCAATACGCGATCACCCCCACTATGTCCGCGCAGGTTGCTTACGTATTTACGAACGTCAATAACCTGCAGGTTGGTATCGGCAACAATAACGTCTCTCAATTGCTACCAGCCAACACCAGTGTGCTTCCTTTCCTGCCATTTCCAGATTTTGGTCAGAATGCGCAATATCAGCAAACTCTTGGACTCAGTAACTACAGCGGCCTGCAAACCAAACTTGAACAACAATTTTCAAGCGGATTGAGTTACCTGGTTACCTATACCTATTCGAAGACGCTTTCGGATGCCGCCGACCTCCTCAACGGAGGTAGTACAGGCAATTCAAGTGGATACCGGGCCGCGTATGTCCCTGGACTTGGTCCTAGATTTGACTACGGGCTGGCCGACTTCGATATCCGAAATGTGGTCCATTTGAGCGGCGGCTATCAACTACCGTTCGGCAAGGATAGGAAGTTCATGGCCGACGCTGGCAAACTTGGGAATGCAGTTATTGGTGGGTGGAGCGTGAACTGGATCGTGACCCTGCAGGGCGGCCAACCGATCACTCTCACTTGCCCAACCGCAACAACCTCTGGAACGTATTGCAACGATGTGCAGGTGCTTGGGCAGAGTCAGAAGCTTGGCCTGCATACGGACTCGAACGGAAAACTCAGCTGGTTCGGGAACCCGAACGCCTTCCAGCAACCTTGCCCGCTGGGAGCAGTTGCACCCGCCGGATGCTTCCCTTTAACCGGAAGTGCTATTTTGGGCGCCGGGCCGTCAACCACCACAGGGCCGGGATTCCATCGGTTCGACTTCTCAACGTTCAAGGCCTTCCAGCTTAGCGAGCGCTTCTCGATGCAGTTCCGGGCCGAGTTCTTTAACATCTTGAATCATCCGAACTTCAATTCGCCTAACTTCGGAGGTAACGGTGTGACAGCGATCGGAAACTCGGGCAATTTCACCAGTTCCACCTTTGGTGAAATCGGATCGACCCGCGATGCACCGTATGATCCAAGGCAGATTCAATTCGCTCTCAAGCTGTACTATTAG
- a CDS encoding FG-GAP-like repeat-containing protein has product MSVTDGLAFIDVTHEALAGTESYTKQMLRGSDYWRTVLDGACGIDVYGNNGVAAGDFDNDGFDDLYVCQPAGLPNRLYRNRGDGTFEDVTEGSGVGVLDNTACALFADFRNNGFQDLLVVCGSGPLLFLNKGDGTFAIKRDAFQFTNPPQGSFTHAAIADYDRDGLLDIYFCLYSYYLGLDQYHYPVPYFDARNGPANCLLHNQGNGTFVEKTEAAGLNVDNNRYSFACAWGESTSNGLPDLYVANDFGRNNLYRNNGDGTFTVASSSANVEDVGAGMSACWSDFDNDGNQDIYVANMWSAAGQRVSTQRHFQEKASEDIRALYQRHARGNALYRNQGNGQFQNISRQAGVEMGRWAWCSDLWDFDHDGYPDLYVVNGYITAPEGQSARSDLGSFFWRQVVAKSPIDATPSLAYERGWNALNELIRSDSSWSGQERNVAFVNNRDGTFSEVSGTLGLDFPEDGRSFVLADLDHDGRLELILKNRNAPQLRILHNVMNDIGASIAFRLRGIKSNRDAIGAAIKVEAGTIRQIKYLQAGSGFLAQHSKEVFFGVGRLEGPIRATICWPSGLSQKFENLPVNHRIEIEEGATTFLAKPFAAPNPSLTRAGPASKLEPLPSQTDTWLIEPLQAPEFSLTDFAGSIRTLQALRGNFVLLNFWSTTAPLSRDQLRLLHQYESAFTASQLKILAIGVDEPDDLGKARSFAAQEKFVFPLVFATAEVAGIYNIIYRYLFDRRRDLAIPTSFLLDREGMIVKIYQGPLAPERLLEDVSSVPTTAEGRMQKAMPLGGMLYRAGFQRNDFTYGVALFQHGYLEQAAESFKQVIAAKPDDPEGYYNLGTLSLRRNDFKQARQYLQQTLKLRPNYPEAWNNLGMMAAQQGKPDEAIQNFQQSLRLRPTYAIALLNLGNVYRRQGAFEKAQDCLNHAREIEPDNPEVNYSLGMFYAQQSQMQNASNYLQKALELRPDYPEALNNLGVLFVREQDYAKAEEQFKTCIRTVPSFDQPYLNLARLYALRNDKEKAKEVLQDLLRIQPQNPSANKATEMLNAVP; this is encoded by the coding sequence TTGAGCGTCACTGACGGGCTCGCCTTTATTGACGTCACCCATGAAGCTCTCGCTGGAACGGAATCGTATACAAAGCAGATGCTTCGCGGATCCGACTATTGGCGTACGGTCTTGGATGGCGCATGCGGCATCGACGTTTACGGCAACAACGGTGTAGCCGCGGGGGATTTCGATAACGATGGATTCGACGATCTTTATGTCTGTCAGCCGGCAGGTCTGCCGAACCGCCTGTACCGCAATCGGGGTGACGGTACCTTTGAAGATGTAACAGAAGGATCGGGAGTTGGAGTGCTGGACAATACCGCATGCGCTCTGTTCGCCGACTTTCGGAATAACGGGTTTCAGGATCTTCTGGTGGTTTGCGGCAGCGGCCCCCTGCTATTCCTAAATAAAGGGGACGGAACGTTTGCGATCAAGCGTGACGCCTTCCAATTTACGAATCCTCCTCAGGGATCGTTCACGCATGCTGCGATTGCCGACTACGATCGCGACGGACTTCTCGACATCTACTTTTGCCTGTACAGCTATTACCTAGGCCTCGATCAGTATCACTATCCGGTGCCCTACTTCGACGCCCGTAATGGCCCAGCCAATTGCCTGCTGCACAACCAGGGGAACGGTACCTTTGTCGAGAAGACCGAAGCGGCAGGATTGAACGTTGATAACAACCGATACAGTTTCGCGTGCGCCTGGGGTGAATCCACCTCTAATGGCTTGCCCGATTTATACGTGGCCAATGACTTCGGGCGCAATAACTTGTATCGGAACAACGGAGACGGAACGTTCACCGTAGCCTCGAGCTCGGCCAACGTTGAGGACGTGGGAGCAGGGATGAGTGCCTGCTGGTCCGATTTTGATAACGATGGAAATCAGGATATCTATGTCGCCAATATGTGGTCGGCGGCGGGCCAAAGGGTTTCAACACAAAGACACTTTCAGGAAAAAGCTTCGGAAGACATCCGTGCACTCTATCAACGGCACGCGCGCGGAAATGCTCTCTATCGAAATCAGGGGAATGGGCAGTTTCAAAACATCAGCCGGCAAGCAGGAGTAGAGATGGGCCGATGGGCCTGGTGCTCGGATCTGTGGGACTTCGATCATGACGGCTACCCTGACCTCTACGTCGTCAATGGGTATATCACCGCCCCTGAAGGCCAATCAGCGAGAAGTGATCTCGGCAGTTTTTTCTGGCGGCAAGTGGTTGCGAAGTCGCCCATAGACGCCACGCCCTCTTTGGCCTACGAGCGTGGATGGAACGCTCTCAACGAATTGATCCGATCGGACAGCTCGTGGAGCGGCCAGGAAAGAAACGTAGCGTTCGTCAACAACCGCGATGGCACATTTTCTGAGGTTTCGGGGACGCTCGGTTTGGACTTCCCAGAGGACGGCCGCTCTTTCGTTCTCGCCGATCTCGACCACGACGGACGTTTGGAGCTCATCCTCAAAAACCGCAACGCTCCCCAGTTACGGATCCTTCATAACGTTATGAACGATATCGGCGCCTCGATTGCATTCCGTTTACGAGGGATCAAGAGCAATCGCGATGCGATCGGAGCTGCCATCAAAGTAGAAGCTGGAACTATCAGGCAGATAAAGTATCTGCAAGCAGGCTCCGGGTTTCTGGCTCAGCATTCCAAAGAGGTGTTCTTTGGCGTTGGGAGGCTGGAGGGACCGATCCGCGCCACGATCTGCTGGCCGAGTGGGCTCTCTCAGAAATTCGAGAACCTACCGGTAAACCATCGTATCGAAATCGAAGAGGGCGCCACCACATTTCTCGCCAAGCCCTTCGCCGCCCCTAACCCTTCCTTAACTCGAGCGGGCCCCGCGTCAAAGTTAGAGCCTCTCCCATCCCAGACAGACACATGGCTAATTGAGCCCTTACAAGCCCCGGAGTTTTCTCTAACTGATTTCGCGGGCAGCATTCGAACTCTCCAGGCGCTACGGGGTAATTTTGTGCTGCTCAACTTCTGGTCAACAACAGCACCACTCTCTCGCGACCAACTGAGACTTCTTCATCAATATGAGTCAGCCTTCACCGCAAGCCAACTGAAGATTCTCGCAATAGGCGTCGACGAACCGGACGATCTCGGCAAAGCTCGCTCCTTCGCGGCACAAGAAAAATTTGTCTTCCCTCTTGTCTTCGCAACAGCAGAAGTAGCCGGTATCTATAACATCATCTACCGCTACTTGTTCGATCGTCGCAGAGACCTCGCGATTCCAACCTCCTTCCTGCTGGACAGAGAAGGCATGATCGTAAAGATCTATCAGGGACCGCTTGCCCCCGAGCGTCTGCTCGAGGATGTAAGCTCTGTTCCAACTACAGCAGAGGGGCGCATGCAAAAGGCGATGCCTTTAGGCGGAATGCTCTACCGGGCAGGATTCCAACGCAATGACTTTACTTACGGGGTCGCGCTCTTTCAGCACGGCTATCTCGAACAGGCCGCTGAGTCATTCAAGCAGGTCATCGCCGCAAAGCCGGATGATCCGGAAGGCTATTACAACCTCGGAACGCTTAGCCTGCGAAGAAATGACTTTAAACAGGCACGCCAATATCTTCAACAAACGCTAAAGCTACGACCAAACTATCCCGAGGCGTGGAACAATCTTGGAATGATGGCTGCCCAGCAAGGTAAGCCTGACGAAGCCATCCAGAACTTCCAACAGTCATTACGCCTGAGACCAACCTACGCGATTGCCCTTTTGAACCTGGGAAATGTCTACCGGCGGCAGGGAGCTTTTGAGAAGGCACAGGATTGCCTGAACCACGCACGTGAAATTGAACCCGACAATCCTGAAGTCAACTACAGCTTGGGCATGTTTTACGCTCAGCAAAGCCAGATGCAAAACGCATCGAACTATCTGCAAAAAGCTCTCGAACTGCGTCCCGATTATCCTGAAGCATTGAACAACCTCGGCGTTCTCTTCGTGAGGGAACAGGACTACGCGAAGGCAGAAGAGCAGTTCAAGACTTGCATCCGTACCGTCCCGAGTTTCGATCAGCCCTATCTCAATCTTGCTCGACTCTACGCACTACGCAACGACAAGGAAAAGGCCAAAGAGGTTTTGCAGGATCTGCTGCGCATTCAGCCGCAGAACCCGAGTGCTAATAAGGCAACGGAGATGTTAAACGCAGTGCCTTGA